Part of the Arvicanthis niloticus isolate mArvNil1 chromosome 2, mArvNil1.pat.X, whole genome shotgun sequence genome, CAACCAAATCACATCATGCTGCAAACATAGGTGTCTGCCTTGACCCATCCTGCCCATTCCTTTTGATGCTTTGACCTCCTGTTGCCTGAATGGCtgcatctcctttccccatccaaTCCTTTTCATAGTTCAGAGCCTTTGAGGTAggtaagaacaaaagaagtttgaGATAAATTTTCCTTATCTGCCCTGGGGACCCTGTAGGCTGAAATGTCATAAGGACAAACATCTCGAAGGGACCTCTGCTCTATCAAGGACATGGGGGCAACTCTCCCTTTGGAAATTACAGGAGGCCTGGAGATCCATAATAGATATCTATAGTTCTGGCTGGCTACAACttgaatattgttttgttttaagttaacttgtcttagttactgttctattactgtgaagagacaccatgacaaaagcaactcataaaagaaagtgtttagatggggtggtagtggcacacgtctttaatcctagcacttgggaggcagaggcaagtggatctctgtgagtttgaggccagcctggtctatagagtgagttccaggctgtctatgtctacacagagaaaccctgtctcaaataaataaataaataaataaataaataaataaatggaaaaagaaagtatttaattgggtgcttgcttacagtttcagaaggttagtcTGTGGGCCATCATGGTGGAGGAACGAGGCAGAAGTTAGACAGACATAGAtagaactggagcagaggcttgGCGTTCACACCTCATTCTCAAGTTAGAGGCAGAGACTGTGCCTGTTGTGGGCGTTTGATGGTGAAAAGCCGTCTCCTGGTGACAcatccctccaacaaggccacaccacctagGCCTTTCTAAATAGTCCAGCAACTGTAAACCAGACATTCCAACGTGTGAGCCTCTggtggccattctcattcaaaccaccacagatgggtTATTTGGGGCTGGTGCTCAAACTGCCTTGGATGTCTGGCCGTATGAGTTGGAGCCATGCCTCTCTAGTCTGGGTTTCAATCTCTAATTATCGTGAACTAGAGCTGACTGAATGCTCGCTTGGTTGGGATGTTAATGAAAAGAAgtacggggggcggggggggatagctcagttggtaaagtacttactTTGGAAGCACAAAGTCCTGAATTCAACCCACACATATTAAGAAtgcagagatgggcagatcctTGGAGCTTAGGGGCTAACTAgcctagctcttttttttttttttcttccagcttcAGGCTAGTAAGAGAATCTGACTCAATAAACAAGGTGGATGGTATCtaagaatgacacctgaggttgtcttctggtcaccacatgcatacatgcatacacatgcacccacccacacatatacactcacacactaacacacacacacacaaagaggagggggagaaataTCAATGATGGAGTTAAGTGAGTGCCTGCCATAGTATCATGTATCACATCTCACCTTCTGCCTCCCAACCAGCTTCTCGTGATCGTCTTAGACAGCAAAGGTACCTGAGGCTGATAGCAGCAAGAACATTCAAAGTTAAGGGAGATCTTCCTGACTCTAACCTTGGTCTTAGAGGAGCAGAAGAATGGTGGCCATTAGCATGTGCTCTGGTCTGGGGCTGGAAGCATGTCTTTCTCTAGATAGAAAGGGGCTACATCCAGCCTCCTATCTCTTCCCTTTACCCTGGCTTACTTGACACCTTGCAGAAGATACCTGGCCTTTGACAGCACCACCCTACCTGCCTCCCACTTAACTCACAAATAGGAGTTGCCAAAGTCTTGTACTTCAAGAACCCAGCTTCCAACCCTTAAGGCTAAGGAACATACCACTTAAGTCTTTCTATCCCCATACTACACATAAGATCACCCTCTTTCTCTATGAGGAGGAAGTTAGTCTAATATCTCACATTCACATAATATTCTCCAAGTAGGGGGACATACAAGAGATGTAGTATGTATGTGCCTCTGTCCATATGGACACAAATGCTCAGATTAGCCACTGTCACTTCACCCCAGCTGGTCCCCAACTCCTTATGAAGAACCCAGAGGCCTTCAATTACTAGACTCTCCACTTCCTCTCCCCTCAGGCCAATCCAGGAAAAGTGGGGTCTCTACAACTCTTCATGGACAGCTGAGGACCTCTTAGCAGTTTCTCCaccccctctccccatctcctcaggccccatgcccagcccCGAGGTTTGGAGAGCCTAGTAAGTGCCCCATCAACATGTTAATCAAATTACTTAGGAGCTAAAATTGACGCTGTTCATTAATTATACAAGATTATGCTAATTGTGCATGCAAATGCATGCAGGGGAACAGAAGGTGTTCAGGCGCATGGTGGGCCATTAGCATAGAGGATGGGGTGCGGGTGCATTGGCATGCTAATGTATGCGCCCTGGCTATTTATAGTCCCCCAGCCCATCTGCACAGCCGCCACCTCTATCCTAGTTGGGGATCCTGGTGGGGAGACTAGGTCCAGGCATATCAGGTGGCTACCCCTGGAGAGACTGTCTTGACTGCTATTGCACATCAAGTTCAGGAAGGAGCCTGGCCCACCTCCATGCAAGCCTCAACTATTTCAGCCACCTCCTCGTTCATTCTGGCCTCATCTCTTGAGggtctgcccctctctctctggaatcaaACTGACTCTTCCAGCTCTCACCGTCAGTAAGTGAGAACTTCCCTTTGCCCACAGTATCCAAATCACACATGAAATGAAGCCAATTCCAAGCTCTGACCTACTGCTGCCCCTGGGTACCACTGGACAAGTGTAGCAATCTTGCCACTACTCTAAAAAACTGTGTTCCCTTTGCCTCCTGCTTCTCCCTGAGGTCCACCAAGACCTCAGTGCTCAAGAGCAGGTGTGAGCTATAGAAACTCTTGTACCCTTGGCAGGCAAAACAAGTTGATCTTGCACGGAATACTTGGCAAATTCTCCTGCCAAGCCCAACACTGTGTGGCGCTCTTTGAGTCTATCTTGGTTCATGTATTGTAAATGATTTAAAATACTGTTCAGAGGCTAGACCTATTGGCACAGGTCTACAGTCTCtgctactcaggagactgaagcaagaaaatcccaagttcaatgccagcctgagTGATTGAGCTAGGGAttggagctcagtggtagagcacttgcctagcatgcatgaggtcccAGATCCAGTCCCCAACACTTCCACCAACAGCAGCAAAGGAGAAACTTCCTGGCCTCTAGATCCCCTGTGACTGACATGTAAACAATGTCCAATCAGTCCTTTGGGATGATGTTTTCAGCAGTAAGGGTTTTCAGCATCTGTAGTGTCCTGAGTTGGAGGTGGAGGGCAGCAGACAGGGAAAGCATGGCTCCAGGTGCTAGTCTGCtcttgaggctagcctgctcaAACACAAGGCTTTAGGAGAAAGATTAGCAGAGGGCCCCTCCCCATTGCCCCATCCCAAGCTGTACTTTTACCCTGCACATAGAGATATGTCTTTGGTTCTATGCTGTCTTTTGCTCcaaatctgttttctttcccaAGACTTTCATGAGAGCCACCTTATTCTCAACTTGTGCAGCATTCATTACAATCTCTTTCCAGATCTGCACAATCCAATATGGCAGCAGTAAGCTACATGGAAAAACAGATTTAAATAAGTGAAAATGAAATAAGGTTTAAATATTAAGATCATGTCACCATATACCATATGCCATATATCATATGCCATACACCATACATCATATACCATATACCGCACACCATACATCATACACCATACACCATACACCATACACCATACACCATACACcatacaccatacaccacacaccatacaccacacaccatacaccagtAGCTGAGTGTGGCTAGTGGATATCATTCTGGAGGAAATGGCACAGCAACGGAAATCTAGACATTCTCTTCTGTGCCTCTGGCTGCCCTGTAGTCAAACGAATCCTGCTTGGCTCTCAGCCCAGGTCTTTGAGTTACTTACCAGCTTTCTCTGAAAAGTGGGCACTGTAATTTCAACCCTCAGTAAGTGTCTCAGAATGGGacggaggaggggagaagaaaaggccTTAGCTGCTTGGCCTGACCTCTTACCAGATTTTCTAGAAGTAGACAGTGAGATGGGATTTTTGTGAAAGTAGGTTTATGAAGAGAtatctgagaaaaaaacaaacaaacaacagagaaaTGGGGACCTGGTAGGGGAGGAGCAAGAGCTTCACAAGGAAGCCAGACTTGCCAGTGCCCTGGAGTGGTGTGAAGTATGACGTCATCTAGGCTTGCTCTGTCTAAGTGATTGTCAATCCATAGTTGACCAAGGGTTGCTGACAGGGAGGACGGGCTTCTGGTTGGGGATGATTCAAAAGTAGTAGTGCAGCTGTGAGCACTTTATCCGACAACAGTGAGGACAGCTTCGTGGGATTCAGACAAGTGCTGCCCAGCTGTGCTGTCCTTGGACACTGGCCTCAGAAGAGGAACTCACCCCACCCTGCTTTCTGTCTCAGGGGAATCTTGAATTTAACAGTAGAGTCATTGATCGATGGGCCGAACATTTTCTCATCTATTGATTTTGGCTGAGGACTGTGCTAGGGTAGATAGATTCCCTGGTGCAGTGCTGCGCCTGTAAGAGCTCATATGTGAGTCCAGGGTTTCTACTTGAGGCATACTCAACCCAGCCTTGCTTCTTTGTAAGACGAAGAAGCGCCAATTTAATTTCATTCTGAGCTGTTTTTAGTTAAAGAAGTAAAAACTCTTTAGAGAGATGATTAGGAATACTAGACTAAGTTGAGCGCAGGCAGCTAGGTGTGCCTCTCAGGCACTCTGATGGGTGGTTTGTTTggttagagacaaggtctcactaggtagctctGTGtaaacaggctggcctggaaatcacaacatccgcctgcctctgcctccagagttctgggattaacaACTGACTTACTACAGGCATCCAGTGCAAAATTACTTCCTTCAAATGCTTTATCAAGTGGATCACTGCTGTTTGTAGCTCTGCCCTGTTGTACTTTGTTTTTAGTtacattttcttccctttatttctgtttgtttgtttgtttgtttgttttcaagacagggtttctctgtgtagccccagttgtcctggaactccctctgtagactatgctggcctcaaactcagagatcctgcttctacctcctgagtgctgggattataggcatgcgccaccactgccaggtctTAATTACATTTTCTTAGTATGGAGGATGTTGAACATAAAAGCAGAATAGATACTGAACCCCAAAGAGCTTCAAAAATCACCAATCTTAGCTCATCTTGCTCAACCATTTTTAATCTAGAAATTTTGAAAGCTGCAGACACAACATGCAAAGGCCCCAAACTACAGGCAAGTagtatcatatatcatatcatagtTCTACTGCCCCCACTCCCCTCACCCCgtcccccacacccacacaggcCACCTCTCAGGACTGCAGAGTCCAGCCACACCACCTGGACCCTCACATCCCGACCTCCAGGAACTCTTGTCAGCAGCAACAGCTCAGAGACCTAAGTTCACACCCCAGCTCTAGACTTACTTTACTGTGCAACTTATTCTTGCTTAACCTTGATTCTTGTTTGTACAGTGGGAGCCATTACAGACTCACACAGCACCTCAGAATTTTGAGAGGATGAAACAAGACAGTGACAGCGATGACCTGAGCAGGGTCCCAGGCCTTCACTACATAACCGACTGGGCTGGGTTTGCTTTAGCGTGTTTGCATTGCTTCCTCTCTGAAGCATTTTATTGTCACCTCATACTTGCCTTTGTCGTATTTTCTCCCAATGATTCCAAGGGCAGCTCTTGGGATGTGACCTTTCTCTTACTGGCATTTCTTGGAGATCCAGATGAAACTGTATCCGTAGAGATACCTGTTGTCACCAGTGACGTTGGCACTATGTGTAGTCCCATGCTCATGCTACTGGGGCCTATAGGCTTGGTTTCTTTCCCCTGGACTGTGGCTCATCTCAGTCAGAGTAAAGGATTTCTCTAAGCTCCCTTCCAGCCCTGTGGAGCCAGGGGCAAGGAATGCTGTACAGATGACACCCCATGCTCTTCCCAGCTTCAGGGGTAAAGTGCACTTTCTTCATGATGTGCAGGGATTCATAGAGCCTCAATAAAACGTGTATACCTGCCTACCTGCCCCGGGTCTCTGATGGTGTTTTAGATGCTCAAGTCCATTATGTGTATTTTCCTTTCCACCAAGTTTCTGAACCCTCCCCCAGCTCTCAATCTCCACGTCTGGCCTCTCCAGACATGCCACCCTCCTTCTCCTGACCAGCCTTGAGTGGCAGGAACAGTTTTATGCTAAAGCTCAGTCTTTGAGCGTGGCCGCCCCATTCATAGGATCCCCTGAGGATCAGATACACTTGGGCATTGTTAGTGACATAAACACTCTACAGCAGTGTCatctaatataaatataatgcagGCTACATGTAAGATTTTCTGGTTACAacttctttataaaacaaaaaagaataggtACCTGGGgtgtggcatacgcctttaatctcacCATTAggttgaggcagaggcaggtgggtctctgtgagttcaaggccagcctgatctacagagcaagtttcaggataggcaaggctacacagagaaaccctttgtttgtgtgaaaaataaacaaacaacaataaaaacaaaaaaccaacaatagTAGAATAGGTAGAATTAATTGTGataatgtattttcttaaatCCAATGTATCTAAACTATTATTGTTCCTACAGtgtaatcaaaacaaaaattactgaGGTTTGGGTTTTGGAGGTctactcatgtagcccaggctacccttaaactcactatatagctgaggctagccttgagctcctgatcttcctgcctctagccactgagtgctgagattagttatgcaccaccatacccagctatcTCATGAGTTATTTTAtagtcatttttttctaagtgTTTGAAATCCAATATGTATTTCTTGcagtacatatgtacatacttgCAGTATATCTCAGATTGAGActaagcacattccaagaggtcagtGCCACAGAGGACTTAAGAGAACACAGATgttgcccacccacccacccaaaacCTGGATTCAGCAGGTCTAAGACAGAACCTGAGCCTCTGCATTCCTACCAGATTTCACACCCCTTAGCTGACCAAGTGTGCAGATTAGCACCTGCGCGTGGTACCCACATCTCACCCACATCCCAGGAACCCTTCCTCTCAACTCTACAGGGTTGGGAGCTGGGTACAGTGAGCAAGTGTGGATCCCAGGGAAGTACCTTTTGTGTCCACCTGCAGCACATACATTGCTCCTCATATCACCCATGGAATCTAACACTGTGCCCCAATCTGAGATGTTTTCCTCCTTCTAGTTCCTGGTAAAAGCATGTTGGGTACTGAAGATTAATAAACTAGCCTCTACTCTGTGTGTGCCAGGAGCTGATGtgttacatgtgtgagtgtgggacAAGTCAGAGGACTATGAGGCTCTAGGGCGTCTATACCGTGAGATGTCTTAAAGATTGAGAAATGTATAGAAATAGAATAAAGATAGCTACAGTATGTACTTTTTCAGAGCACCACCCCAGTTTTAGACCCTTAACTGCTATTTATTAAAATAAGCAGCATGGTAAACATGCTTCCCAAATTAGTGGAAGTAAATTGGGAATACTAACCAGACACTCAGGAAGCCATGCTATCTGCTAAGACCCTCCATGGACTTAGCCCTGCCCTCTACAATTGTAGGACATATCCAACCATGCTCACAGAGTCTCACAGGGGCTAAGGTGCACATTCTAGCATTTGCCTTTACAATGGCTACAGTATCTATGGTTACCTTACTGATGGTGTCAAGGCTTCTCACCAAGTATGAGGAAGACAGGAGGTTCAagtgcctgtgtgtttgtatatacagtGGCCACTTCACAGCATGGACTGTGCTTTTTTTCCCTAttattatatgtttaaaaaaaaaagaagaagaagaagtgagCCACTGCTTatctgtttggtgtgtgtgtgtgtggtaagcaAGCACTCCATGTTATCTGGTTTTCAGTGTATAATGGATATAAAATCTATGGGAGGGAATTCTGCTGGGGAGGGTGTCATTCCCACTGACAGATTTTAAATTATAGCCCACACAAGTAGGTAGATTGTTCTCTGTATTCTTGCTACACACATACCCTGTGTGTTTGTACCATTCccaatctgtgttttctgattatttgattgttttgagatagggcctgTCTTTGAAGTCTTGATTGCCCTGGAACTTaatgtgtagatcaggctagcctaatctactcacagagatctgcctgcctctgcttcaagtgcggggattaaaggGGTACCTCCCCATGCCTGGCCTCATGTCTGATGAGTACAGGTCATGTATGAAGTACATGCTTGTGGCAATGGCTACATCTTTGAATAGTGACCGTTAAAGCATATGCATTATTGATAACTGACACACTGTCTATGCTGAGCACATGTTGTATAGGCGATGGTTACTGAGGAGAGATGTGATGCATGACAGATGTATCGTGTGTGACAGTCATAGACTGTGACCGATATGCATGGTCTTTACATTGACTGTATTCAGTATTGGGCATATGAGAGTATATGGTTCATGTGGAATCAGTGTATGTGTGATAGGTATGCATTGCGATGAGTATAATTTGTGAGTAAtaggtacacatacatagacTGTAGATTTATGATTGGCACATTCTGTGGTGGATATACACTGGGAAGGTGAAGAAACATACGTTTTATAGACAAATAAACACTGTGTACACCTGTGTACTAAGGTAGTCCTCGTGATGGCTGTTTGGTCCATCTCAGGCATTCTGTGAGTCCATAGCTTGAGACAGGAATGTGGGGTGTGCACCAGGgaggaggcacagcagagaatCGTGAACTTCATCTATTTACAGAAACTCCAGACCCTTGAGCCTCCCAATCTCACTGTTTCAGGTTCTTCCTCAAATTCTTCCTCAAATGCAACCAGAACTGCTTGAAGAATGCTGGGAATCCCCGAGACATGCGCCGATTCCAGGTAGGCTTCAGAAGAGTCCTCTCACCTCATGCAAATGTACCCTTTCCCGATAGGTGAAGGGAAAGCTGTGACCCTACCATAGCCGGTCTCTGCCTAGCCCTGTGCCTCAAGCCTGGTGCCTGCTGGGGGCAGGGCAGCTCCATCTCAACTTATGCTGACTGCCAAGGGAGGCTTCATTAGAGTCCCACTTAAGAAGATGCTAATTGTGACATTTTTACATGATTAACGACCCAGGTAATTTGCATAGTGTGAAGCTGAGAACAGCTGCCCTTAGCACATCCCCAACCTGCACACCCCTCCCAAAGCAGGGGGTAGGGAGAAGGCAGCACCGATTTCCTGCCCAGAATAAAGTGGGGGCTCCTGTTGATGGCTTCTGTGACTGATGTTGTGCTCCAACTTTAGGAAGGCATTCCTATCTCCAGACTTGATTGATACTGTATAGTGTTTCTGTGTCTGCCAAAGAGGGTACTCTTTGCCTGAGAGCTATGGCTTTTTCAGAGCTCCCTCGAGGTCagttcatgggggggggggtcacctgGTTCAGCTGGCCTCAACTATTCCAGCACAACCCCCCGCCCAACTGAAACTTCCCTCCCCTAAGGGGACTCTGAATTCCAGCTTCCAGTCACCCATCTCAAGGTCCTAGTTCTCCCTAACAGCGCCCATTCATGGGTCCCAATGGTCCCAGCCAGActggtcttacctgtgctcacaggtggtGGTGTCCACGACAGTGAGTGTGGATGGACATGTTCTGGCTGTGTCGGATAACATGTTTGTGCACAACAACTCCAAGCATGGACGCAGAGCCCGACGCCTGGACCCTTCTGAAGGTCAGGACTCCCAGCCCAGCCCTGGCCAGCCTCAGTCTCCACCTTGGTGCAGTCCCTTGACCTGGGTCCTCTCCTACCTCCCAGCTGCCACCCCCTGCATCAAGGCCATCAGCCCCGGGGAGGGCTGGACCACGGGAGGCGCCACCGTCATTATCATCGGAGACAACTTCTTCGACGGGTTGCAGGTCGTGTTTGGCAGCGTGCTCCTGTGGAGCGAGGTGGGCCAACCCCTGCCAGTCAGTCTCCCTCTGAGCCTCAGGGCTAGGCCCTGCCTCACAGGACTAGACCTGCaggcctcctgtcttctcttgcaGCTCATCACTCCCCATGCCATCCGGGTGCAGACACCACCAAGACACATCCCTGGGGTAGTAGAAGTGACCCTCTCCTACAAGTCCAAGCAGTTTTGTAAAGGAGCCCCTGGCCGCTTTGTCTACACAGGTAAGCAGTCAGTCAACTGAAGCAGGGACAAAGAGCTACAGAGATAGCCCTGTGAGCTCAGGGAACTCAGACACAGTTGCAGGGATTAACAAAAATCTACAGTTAGTCAGAAGGCCCAAGCAGCTAGTCTTCACTGCCTCTACACTGCCTCAGCCTTAGCTACTCAGTGATCATTCAAAGTCCGTTTCTCTCTTGACCTATGTGTCTCTCCCTGAGTTTCTGGCCCTTTGGTGACAACTTCTGCCTCAAGTCTTCTCACCAGGGGATATCTTTTCCTTCTGGCAGTGTATTCTGGAGTTCAGGACCTCCTGGAGggttttgccttttctttccttttggttttttgttgttgttgtttgtttgtttgtttgtttgtttgtttgttttttgccttttcaTCACAAAGATTGCTTCCAAGTGGGCTCACTACTCTTCAAATCTTTCGAGGGTGTCTTGGGTCATCCAGGATGCACTCTGCACTCACATACtggtgtgtgtgaacacacacaccaacaccaacacacaCCCTCTTGTAGAATGCCATGGTGAACAATTAGTACAAGGCTCGAGGGAAGGCAGTGAAAACTGGGGTTCAGTCTAACTACTGGTGGGAATCCCAGGCACTGCCATCTTTAATTCTGTCTCCAGCTGAAGCCATTGGCTTCTTCCTGTATTCACAGAGGCTTGGGGGGCATGGGATACCCTTAGGTAGCTCCTTCAAAACTTGGACAGGCTGAGCTGCAAACACAGAATGGATGGGTAGCGGGAGGACCGAGGACAGAGGAAAATCTACATCTGGAAGTATGTGCTGAACTAGGCTAAGGTGTAACTAGAGAGGAATAGAGACCCAGGCACTGGAATCAGGGAACTGGCCAGTGTAAAGCTCAAGAACACTttgggaaaaaggaaaggaaatgaactAAGTCTAGCACTGGAAGTGAAGAAAGTAGAGCTTTGAGACAAGGGTGGAGTAGGAAGCTCAAgggggacagaagggaggacagcCAGAGACTGGCTGaatacttcctcctcctgagccCAAGGTTTTGGTGAATCCCTTTCCTGAGGTGCATGCAAACCTTAATAGTTACATGTTACTGAGAAACTACCTGATCCATCATAAAGATTGTtaagggttgtttttgtttgtttggttgtttttttttataacaaacaaATATGACCAAATACAAAAAATCCTGAGTCCTGCCCCTAGGAatacagaagtgtgtgtgtgtgtataccaagCTTGGCACAGAGCCAGGCCTAGTAAATATGTGTTGAATTAATTCTaaccaaataaatgaagaaactgagaagaCTTCCCCGACACTCGCTGGTACATGGGAGCAGGCTTTTCTGGGCAATATGGGCTGGGCTTGGTGGATCTGAGCTCTGCTCCGGGAGGGGTGTCCTCCAAATATTGCCGTTCTCCCCAGCCTTGAATGAGCCTACCATTGACTACGGATTCCAGAGGCTACAGAAAGTCATTCCTAGACACCCGGGAGACCCCGAGAGGCTACCCAAGGTACTCAAAGGGATGGGTCAGGAATATGGATGTCCTGTGGACAAGGTGAGGAAACCCTTCTGGGGCCCGTGTGTGACCTTTAGGGCTGCCCCTtggttctgtcttctcccctgcCCTAGGAAGTGCTGCTGAAAAGGGCAGCTGACTTGGCGGAGGCCCTGTATGGAGTGCCCAGCAGTAACCAGGTATGGCGCCTCTGCCCGCCTCCCAGCGCGAGGGGCTGGGGCTCTGATCCTGCGCCTGCCGCTGCCCCGGCCGTGCCCCGTTCTTATCTTCGCAGGAGCTCCTCCTGAAACGTGCAGCGGACGTGGCCGAGGCTCTGTACAGCGCCCCGCGAGCGCCTGCACCACTCGGACCCCTGGCCCCCAGCCATCCGCACCCCGCCGTCGTGGGCATCAACGCCTTCAGCAGCCCTCTGGCCATCGCCGTTGGGGATGCCACACCGGAGCCGGGTGCGTGTCGCAGCCCCTGCCCTCGATAGCGGTGCAACAGAAGAGCCTTGCGCTGCCAGATCAGTTAACAGCCACTCTTCCACAGGCTATGCCCGTAGCTGCGGCAGCGCATCTCCCCGGTTCGCGCCCAGCCCTGGCTCTCAGCAGAGCAGCTACGGTAGTGGCCTTGGAGCCGGCCTCGGTAGCTATGGCGCGCCCGGCGTGACTGGCCTTGGCGTGCCCGGGTCCCCTAGCTTCCTCAATGGCTCCACTGCAACCTCACCTTTCGCCAGTGAGTGTCCCCAGCCCACAGGAAGCGCGCACGCGGGGGTAGGGGGTCAGCCCGGGGAATGCAGAATGGACTCAGCCCTGCCTTCAGCCCATCCTGGGGTGTggacttcagttcctgccttatGCGTGTGGACCCTGGCCTAGCCATGGAGAGTCCTTAGTACTCCTTTCATATGGCCACTCCTTGGTTTTGGACCGTAGCATCACGGGGAGCCCCGGGATCCTGAGGCCAAACCTTTTTCACCTTAAGCACTATTTGCTGACCCCAGTTGTACACATCGCCTAGCTTTCCATGATTGTGAAACTGCCCTTAATTAGGGGGACCTGTGCTGAAACCTGGTGGACAGCAACCTTTTGGGCCTTCACCGGGACTTCGGGAGGAGGCTGGCGGCCCCTGCTGGAAGCCTAAGGAACCTCTAGAGACTTGGGCTTCCAGCTCCTGGCAATCCCCAGGGATGTGTGGCTCTGGGTTTCAGAAGCACTTCCTGGGGCAGGGAAACACAGGGGTTCCCTAGGAGTTCGGTGGGGGGCCCTGGAGGAGCTTCCTCACTTACTGGACACTCTTATTCCTGTCCCGTCCTTCTGAGTACCTTGAGCAGCCTATCAGGTTCTCCCAGATGGTTCAGGCAAAACAAGAGGATCCCCTGTGATCAGAGCTGGATTCAGAATTGAGTATCTTAGCCAGGAGCTTTCAGACATTCAACAAGTTACACCCATGAACCCAAGTTCCTCTCAGTAAATCAGAATCAACACCACCCCCTGCTTCAGGTGGCTCTCTTACCTGAATATGCCACTGTACATAGAAAGCCAGACAAAATTCAAAAAGAATGTATGGTTTTTCAGGCACAACCCAAACTGTAGGTGCTAACCGACTTCCCTGTCATCTTGGGTTAAGGCAGTTCCCTTGGCTGgctggatggatgaatggatggatgaatggatggatggacagacagtgGATTTTTATGCCTTATCATTTTGCACTGCCTGTCAG contains:
- the Ebf4 gene encoding transcription factor COE4 isoform X3 — translated: MMSRPWPPLGRPRAPPPPPLAPSPLGPPACDSPPLARAPSLRLPLPRERRRRRDGQGPRPGPRERRAAAAAAGRRGDRAPGGLGRSAAAPAAGAAARGSGRPGAPGHSGAWRRLHLLARRRPCFSAGRASAAVAAAPATTVAAADLHGRSLPLSDGRSAPRWAPPERGAAAALQPGLGALLDAERGHPGLQHRGAEEPGTEKTNNGIHYRLRLVYNNGLRTEQDLYVRLIDSMSKQAIIYEGQDKNPEMCRVLLTHEIMCSRCCDRKSCGNRNETPSDPVIIDRFFLKFFLKCNQNCLKNAGNPRDMRRFQVVVSTTVSVDGHVLAVSDNMFVHNNSKHGRRARRLDPSEGQDSQPSPGQPQSPPWCSPLTWVLSYLPAATPCIKAISPGEGWTTGGATVIIIGDNFFDGLQVVFGSVLLWSELITPHAIRVQTPPRHIPGVVEVTLSYKSKQFCKGAPGRFVYTALNEPTIDYGFQRLQKVIPRHPGDPERLPKEVLLKRAADLAEALYGVPSSNQELLLKRAADVAEALYSAPRAPAPLGPLAPSHPHPAVVGINAFSSPLAIAVGDATPEPGYARSCGSASPRFAPSPGSQQSSYGSGLGAGLGSYGAPGVTGLGVPGSPSFLNGSTATSPFARGPVLKPGGQQPFGPSPGLREEAGGPCWKPKEPLETWASSSWQSPGMCGSGFQKHFLGQGNTGVP